Genomic segment of Candidatus Latescibacterota bacterium:
CCTCAATTACTTTTTCCATATGCATTCCCCTTGAACCCTTTATGAGAACAGCATCCCTTTCGCCCAGCATCGAATCGAGATACAAAGCCAGTTTCTCCAATTCCAGGAAGTGGCTTATCGATTCGGGGGCTTTTCTCTGAACGGCTGCCTCCCTGTTCAGGGATACCGTGTCATTTCCAAGAGTCAGAAGTCCGTTTACGCCGGCTTTCCCACAATACTTGCCAGCCTCCGAGTGCAGCTCTTTGCTGGTTTCACCCAGTTCCAGCATGTCGCCAAGCACGAGCCATCTCTTCCCCTCGACCTCCATCTCCATGAAAGAATCGATGGCCGATCTCAGGGAAGTCGGGTTCGAATTATATGAATCGTCGATTACCGTCAACCCCGCTATATCGAAGATCACACCACGTCCCTTGACCGGCCCGGAATCGGCTATCGCTGGTACCGCGTCGTCAGGGCCGATCCCAAAAACGGATGTTGCGGCGACCGCAGCCGTGGCGTTCAGGACATTGTGCTTTCCATGTCTTCTTGTCTCCATCGTGGTCCCGGTCAGTGAAAAGAAATACCCCGACCCTTCCCTGCTGGTCAGATCTTTTATCGCGAACTCCGCACTCTCCGAAAATCCGAAGGAGATTATCTCAGCTTTAGTCCTGCTCGAAAGGTATTCAAAGAATTCGTCATCAGCGGGCAGTACAACTGTGCTTCCACCATTCATCTTCGCTATGAGTTCTGACTTTGCTCTGGCCACACCCTTCAGGTTCCCGAAAAACTCCAGATGAGAGGGGCCGATATTCGTAATCACACCGACATCCGGTCTGGCGATCCCGGCGAGCATCGCAATCTCGCCTTTGCCGCTTGCACCCATCTCTACCACGAGCACTTCGGTATCTTCAGGCATGGAAAGGATGGTGAGCGGAAGACCTATATGATTGTTAAAGTTGCCTTCCGTCGCGTGTACTCTGAATCGACCCGAAAGGATCGATTTAGCGATCTCCTTCGTCCCAGTCTTGCCGGTGCTCCCTGTTATCGCCAGTACCTTCGGGGCCACTCTGTCTCTCCATCTGGAAGCAAGCTGATGCAGAGCCTTCAGCGTGTCATCGACATCAAAGATGAGAATCCCTTTTTCCCGTATGTCCTCGACTAGATCTTTCGATTCCATCATCCAGCTTCGCTCGACGAGCACAGCTGAAGCTCCACCATCGACTGCGATGCCGACAAAATCGTGCCCGTCCAGATTCTCGCCCTTCAAAGCTATATATATCTTGCCGCCACAGTCGGTACGAGTATCGATCGTGATCCCCGTTGCTTCTCCATCAAAAGACACGGTCCTCTTGTACCCCGTCTTCCTCAGTTTTTCAGCTATCCATTCGAACTCAATCCTGATATCCGACCTCCAGGCCACGCAGGACTCTGCCCGCTTCCTCTATGTCACTGAAATGAATCCTGTCCGCACCGATCACCTGATAGTCTTCGTGGCCCTTACCTGCCAAAGCCACCAGATCGCCTTTGCCTGCCCCCCTGATCGCCAGAGCGATCGCTTCACGCCTGTCAGCTATCCTCGTTACGCTGGCATGCCCCTCCCCGATTCCTTCCATCACTTCATCTATGATCGCTTCAGGGTCTTCCGACCGGGGATTGTCACTTGTCACGTACACTCGATCACTGATCTCTGCCGCGATCTTTCCCATTATCGGCCGTTTCCCACGGTCCCTGTCTCCTCCACACCCGAATACCGATATCAGGTTCGTTGGGCCAAGATCCCTGCAAAAACTGAGCAGGCTTTCCAGAGCATCGGGAGTGTGTGCATAATCGACCACGACCACAGGGCCATCATTCATCCGAATAACCTGAAATCTTCCAGGAATTATAGTTACCGACTCCAGCCCTGACTTGATATCTTCCAGAGAAACACCAATTGCGCTAGCTGCCGCTGCTGCTGCCAGTGCGTTGTATATTGAAAATCCGCCCAGCAGCTTCAGCTCTATATCGATACTCTCACCAGATGTGACCAGAATGAACCCGCTTCCATTCAGATCGGCCCTGACAGATTCAGCTTTGATCTCAGCGCCACTGCCCAAGCCGAAAGATATCTTTTTTCCACCGTATTGATCAGCCACTTTTCGTACATTGCAGTCATCGAGATTGTAGACCAGGACACCATTTTTCTTTATCCTGCCGGAAGCATTCAAAGAATCGACGAAGATCCGTTTTGCATCGATATACTCCTCGAATGTACCGTGATAATCCAGGTGGTCCCTGGTTATATTCGTAAAGACACCTACATCGAATTCCAGTCCTTTTGTCCTTCCCTGGACCGCGGCATGAGAACTCACTTCCATGACTGTCGAACAACATCCGCTGTCGCGGAATCCCGCGAGCATCTGGATCAGACTTGAAGATCCAGGCGTGGTCTGGTCCGCAGGACTGATATCTTTTCCTATACCATTTCCGACCGTCCCGATAATGCCAGTCTTTCCCATCGCAACCTCGAAGATAGACTGCACAAGAAATGCCGTGGAGGTCTTGCCGTTCGTCCCTGTGATACCAGCCATCACCATCCGAATATCAGGCTCTTCATAGAATCTTCTGGACATGACAGATTCCGCTGCCTTGCTGTCTTCTACAACGATGACAGGGATCTTCGCCTCTATATCGTTTTCGACGATTGCTGCGACAGCGCCATTCTGGATCGCCTGACTGATATATTCGTGCCCGTCTCTCACATGACCACTTACCGCGATGAACAGGTACCCCGGTCTGACCTGTCTTGAGTCGACAGTTATTCCCAGAATATCGATTTCAGGGATCTCCGAGATATTCAACCCGATTATTCCATCTGTCAGTCGTCCCAGCTTCAATTTCTTCTCCTGCTGATATCTATGCTCCGTCCGCCCTGTCGGAGACCAGGGTTCGAGACATAACTTCGAGTCATACTTTCGGGGCTGCAGTGCAGAATCACTTGGTCTCCGGTCCTTGCTAATACCCCGGCCCCCGGAGTCTGTCTCCTCACACTTCCATATCCCTTGATAGATGACTTCAGCCCGCATTCGATCAACATTCTCCGGGCCTTTCTCATCGAAAGCCCCTTAAGGTCGGGAACTGCTACTTTCTTTTTCTTATCGACGCCAGATGGCCTGAAAGCTACAGCTATACCCGCATTCGGTTCGACCCGCGTCCCGGGTCCCGGGATCTGTGAAAATATCTCTCCTGCAGAAGAACTATAATCCAGATTGAAGCCCAGTCTTCTGGCTGCTGTTTCCGCCTCATCGACCGTCATCCTCAAAAGATTCGGAACTTCAATTCTTTTTTCGTCATCACTGCCTATCGCCACCGTACTCCTCGACCTGTCGAGGAATATGTCTGTCGACATGTTTATTCCCTCTATTATCTTCCGGAAGGCGATTCCGGCCGATGTTCCACCGTAATGATACTTGTAGTCGGGTTCATCCAGGATCACCAGGCAAACGAGTCTGGGATCGCCTGCCGGGGCAAATCCCGCGAAGCTCGATACATACTTCCCGTCTATATATCGGTATCCATCTGATTTCTGGGCCGTTCCGGTCTTACCGGCTATCTCGATCCCGCTGACCGCGCTCTTCGTCCCGGTGCCTTCCCTGACTACTCCCCGACAAAAATCGACCATCGTCTCGGCCGTCTCGGGGGAAAACACCCGTCTCACTTTGATAACAGGAAATCTCTCCACTGTCCTTCCATCCTGATCCCTTACTTCCAGCGCCACCCTGGGAGCGATGAGAGTCCCACCATTCGCAAGCGCGCAATATGCCATTACCAGCTGTAGCCCTGTTACTCCGATCTCCTGACCGATCGATATGCTTGCCAGTGACCTGCCTGACCACTCGTCTGTTTCACGAAGCCTGCCCTTCGACTCTGCGGGAGTATTGATCCCTGTCCTGCCACCGAACCCCATGTTCAATATAAAACTGTAGAAATCCCTCTTATCCGTGTCGCCCATAGCCTTGATAGTGCAGATATTGCTTGAGAAGACAAAAGACTCCTTGAAGGTCAGCCATTCATACGGATGATCGTCCCGGAAAGTACCGAAATCGAATTTTGCTTTGCCGTTCTCACCATAGAAGACATCGTAAGGATCGACTTTTCCCTTTTCCAGAAGGAAGGCGTCGGTGACAAGTTTAAAAGTCGAACCCGGCTCGAAGATACAACTGGTGCTGTAAAGTGTTCCCGGATTCTTCCAGTCGATCGATCCGCGATCCTTTCCCGAGGCCTTTTCCGAAAACGCGATAATGTCTCCTGTCCAGGGATCCACGACTATCGCTGCTCCACCAGCGGCACCGTATCTGTTGACTGCCTGTTCAAGTTCAAAATCGACTATCGATTGTATTCCGGAATCTATCGTCAGATATATGTCTAGGCCATTTACAGGTTTCTTCCCGGGGGCGTTTACAGGCCTGTACGATTTGTCCCGTGCGCTCCTGTTTATCATGAACCAGCCCGCTGAGCCCTGGAGATATTGCTGTAGCGACAGTTCCAGTCCACCGTTACCCTTACCCTTATGATCCACTGATCCGATAAACCCGGGAGTCATGGCCCCCAGGGGATTCAGCCTGTCAGGAGAAGCATCCAGCTTCACACCTGACAATAGAGAGATTCTCAGATGCTGCTCGACGCTGAGATTTACCCCCTTCACGACCTGGACATACAGATCTTTCTTTTTCAATAACCGCCTCAGATGCCTCTGGTTCTGGCCTGACACTTCGGCTAACGCTTTCAACGCATCGTCAGTTTTTGAAAAGTCTCTTGGGGTAATACCGATATTGTACGAATTATGAGATACAGCAACAGGATATCCGTTCCTGTCGAAGATCGATCCTCTCCTGGCTGGCCAGTCAACCTTCTTTTTCTGCTGTTTTCTGGCCATTTCACTGTAAGTATCATGACGGATTATCTGGACCTGGATGATTCTGAAGACAAGAACGCAGACAATTATAGCAGCAACAATCGAGACAAGGCGAATACGCCATTCAGAATACCTGTTCGGCATCAATTCTCCGGTCCGTCAGGCGGTAGTAGTTTCACGCCTTCGTTAAGCTGTATCTGTGCCCA
This window contains:
- the murF gene encoding UDP-N-acetylmuramoyl-tripeptide--D-alanyl-D-alanine ligase translates to MAWRSDIRIEFEWIAEKLRKTGYKRTVSFDGEATGITIDTRTDCGGKIYIALKGENLDGHDFVGIAVDGGASAVLVERSWMMESKDLVEDIREKGILIFDVDDTLKALHQLASRWRDRVAPKVLAITGSTGKTGTKEIAKSILSGRFRVHATEGNFNNHIGLPLTILSMPEDTEVLVVEMGASGKGEIAMLAGIARPDVGVITNIGPSHLEFFGNLKGVARAKSELIAKMNGGSTVVLPADDEFFEYLSSRTKAEIISFGFSESAEFAIKDLTSREGSGYFFSLTGTTMETRRHGKHNVLNATAAVAATSVFGIGPDDAVPAIADSGPVKGRGVIFDIAGLTVIDDSYNSNPTSLRSAIDSFMEMEVEGKRWLVLGDMLELGETSKELHSEAGKYCGKAGVNGLLTLGNDTVSLNREAAVQRKAPESISHFLELEKLALYLDSMLGERDAVLIKGSRGMHMEKVIEELERLRDSEKRRVD
- a CDS encoding PASTA domain-containing protein; this translates as MPNRYSEWRIRLVSIVAAIIVCVLVFRIIQVQIIRHDTYSEMARKQQKKKVDWPARRGSIFDRNGYPVAVSHNSYNIGITPRDFSKTDDALKALAEVSGQNQRHLRRLLKKKDLYVQVVKGVNLSVEQHLRISLLSGVKLDASPDRLNPLGAMTPGFIGSVDHKGKGNGGLELSLQQYLQGSAGWFMINRSARDKSYRPVNAPGKKPVNGLDIYLTIDSGIQSIVDFELEQAVNRYGAAGGAAIVVDPWTGDIIAFSEKASGKDRGSIDWKNPGTLYSTSCIFEPGSTFKLVTDAFLLEKGKVDPYDVFYGENGKAKFDFGTFRDDHPYEWLTFKESFVFSSNICTIKAMGDTDKRDFYSFILNMGFGGRTGINTPAESKGRLRETDEWSGRSLASISIGQEIGVTGLQLVMAYCALANGGTLIAPRVALEVRDQDGRTVERFPVIKVRRVFSPETAETMVDFCRGVVREGTGTKSAVSGIEIAGKTGTAQKSDGYRYIDGKYVSSFAGFAPAGDPRLVCLVILDEPDYKYHYGGTSAGIAFRKIIEGINMSTDIFLDRSRSTVAIGSDDEKRIEVPNLLRMTVDEAETAARRLGFNLDYSSSAGEIFSQIPGPGTRVEPNAGIAVAFRPSGVDKKKKVAVPDLKGLSMRKARRMLIECGLKSSIKGYGSVRRQTPGAGVLARTGDQVILHCSPESMTRSYVSNPGLRQGGRSIDISRRRN
- a CDS encoding UDP-N-acetylmuramoyl-L-alanyl-D-glutamate--2,6-diaminopimelate ligase codes for the protein MKLGRLTDGIIGLNISEIPEIDILGITVDSRQVRPGYLFIAVSGHVRDGHEYISQAIQNGAVAAIVENDIEAKIPVIVVEDSKAAESVMSRRFYEEPDIRMVMAGITGTNGKTSTAFLVQSIFEVAMGKTGIIGTVGNGIGKDISPADQTTPGSSSLIQMLAGFRDSGCCSTVMEVSSHAAVQGRTKGLEFDVGVFTNITRDHLDYHGTFEEYIDAKRIFVDSLNASGRIKKNGVLVYNLDDCNVRKVADQYGGKKISFGLGSGAEIKAESVRADLNGSGFILVTSGESIDIELKLLGGFSIYNALAAAAAASAIGVSLEDIKSGLESVTIIPGRFQVIRMNDGPVVVVDYAHTPDALESLLSFCRDLGPTNLISVFGCGGDRDRGKRPIMGKIAAEISDRVYVTSDNPRSEDPEAIIDEVMEGIGEGHASVTRIADRREAIALAIRGAGKGDLVALAGKGHEDYQVIGADRIHFSDIEEAGRVLRGLEVGYQD